The stretch of DNA GCCTTGCAGTGAGTTTATTGATCGCAGCTTCTATGCGTTGCTTTCTTTCATAATCTTGTTCACGGTCAATAAGCAATTGTTCATATGAACTCACTTCTGGCTCCACAGGCAATGTGTCGTAGGTTTCAAGGGTTCTTTTGTTGATAGCTTTTATCAATCTGCGTTTATAGCTAATGAAAATATAATGTTGTATCTGACGGATGTCTTCTAGTTTTTCACGCTTGATCCAAAGGTCAACAAAGATGCCGTTAATATGTTCTTTTACGACTTCACGGTCATGGCTTAATCGCAGTCCGAAACGAAATAGTTTATCATAGGAAATCTGGTACAAACGATAAAAGGCCCGTTCATTACCAAGTTGTACCTCATTCCATAGCCAATTATATTCCTCGTTGTTATCCTGCATAGCTTAAATAATAGACCGGTTTTTATATCAAATTTCTGAAGAATATAATTGTATATAATTTGAAGGTACAAAGTTGAATGAAAGAAGTGAAATGCTGTTGAAAATAAAATTGAATTTTATCTCATTAGTGGAATGAGAAATGGAAATGAGTTTCACATTGATATAATAAAAAAAGGTCCGTCGCAGATTAACCGGACGGACCTTCTATTACAATTTGAAACTTATTTAGTTTCGCTTTCTTCAATTTTGGTTTCTATGAACTTCTTAAGTTCTCTTACACGCTCCATGTATTGTGGTTTCTGCATTGCTTTATCATCCCAAACAATACTCTTGCATTTTTTTTGATAACACATGTTAATGAAATAGCGAGGAGTTGTAGCTTCCGGTCCGCCAATCATTTGGTCAGGCATATCAAAAAACATCTGGTCCCACATTTTCTGGTGGATCTCTTTGATTGTGGCTTCAGGTAAAACCACTTTTTCAGTAATTAAAGAATCCTGTTCATTACGGTATTTTAGCAACTGTGTCTTCGAATTATAATCGTAAGCCACTTTATCACCGATTGAAGCTTTTACCTCGATATGGTCAAATTCTACAATTTTATAGTGGGCCTTCATAAAGTAGGCCGTATAATAATAATATACCATGTAGATCAAAAATGATCCGACGATCATGGTCAATAAATAAATCTTTTTAAATCTGTCACTCATTTTCCTTTAATATATAACCGTATGCTTAGTATTAATGTTCGCTTACCTTTTCGAGTTCTACATCATCATCAATCGGCTCGCCTAATTCACCTTCCCATTTACTTACCACAGCCGTTGCGATACTGTTACCAACCACATTTGTAGCCGAACGTCCCATATCTAATAACGGATCAATTCCTAATAACAATGCAAGACCAGCCTCCGGAATGTTAAATGTTGCTATAGTTCCCGCGATAACCACTAATGAAGCTCTTGGAACCCCGGCAATTCCCTTACTGGTTAGCATCAATATTAACAACATTGTCATTTGTTGCTCAAATGAAAGATGAATGCCATACGACTGTGCAATGAATAATGAAGCAAAAGTCATGTACATCATCGACCCGTCAAGGTTGAAGGAATAGCCTAATGGAAGCACAAAGCTTACAATTTTGTTTTTACAGCCAAAACGCTCAAGCTGTTCCATGGTTTTAGGGTAGGCAGCTTCACTACTTGCTGTACTAAATGCCAATAAAATAGGCTCTTTAAGTCGGCCGATAAGGTTGAAAGAGCGTTTGCCTAAAATGGTTGAACCGATTAAGGTTAATATCAACCATAAGAGTAGCAAGCCTCCGTAAAACTCAACGATGAAGATGGCATAGGTTGATAAAATACCTAAGCCCTGTTTTGCAATAATGGCGGTCATGGCTCCGAAAACTGCAAATGGAGCGAAGTTCATTACATAACCGGTAACTTTTAATATAACATGGGCAACTGCATCAAACAATTTGATAACAATTTTTCCCTGCTCACCAATAGCAGCTGTTGCAACACCAAAGAATAAGGCAAATACAACGATTTGCAAGATCTCATTGGTAGCCATTGATTCAATTACACTTTTAGGGAATACGTGTGCAATAAAGTCTCTGAAACTCAATGCTGCTTTTTGTATACCTGTGCTTGTATGACTGTCGGGCAGTGGAAGGTTCATTGCTTCTCCCGGGCGGAAGACGTTTACCAATATCATTCCTAATACCAGCGAAAGTAAACTTGCGCTAAGGAACCATAATAAGGTCTTTCCGCCAATACGGCCAACAGCCCTGATGTCACCCAATTTTGCCACACCCACAATAAGCGTGGTAAGTACCAACGGAGCAACGATCATTTTTATCAATCGCAGGAAAATGTCACTTAAAACGGTAAACATTTCAAGTTTTTTCTCGCGCGCTTTATCATTTTCTGATTTACTTTTTTGAGCAGTTACAATCTCAGCTTTTAATTGCTTGTAGTCAGCTGAGGTACTATCAGTAACGGTAGTCAGCTTTTTTTCAGCCTGTTCGATTTGGGCTGTGGCTTTTATAATACCGTCATTATAAGTATGGATGTAGGAAATGTTTAGCACATAACCCAATACAATGCCCAAAATGAGGGCAATAAAAATATAAAGGGTTAGTCTGTTTTTCTTCTGCTTCATAGAAAAGGATAAATTGATAAACCGCAAAACTAATAAAAAGAATGAGCCTACATAGCGTGTGCAATAGGTTGTAATCAGTTTTCTTTTAAAACAATGATTATAGTTTGTTGGTAATAACCGGAATATGTTATCGGACTCTTATTATTGGTCATACATTCTTATATGTTGGGCTCTTTTGGTCAGACGACAAATCTTTTCTTTATTGTTCTGCAGATGTAATGAACGCTTAGTTCTTAAGGTAAGAATTTATCTTGAAAGAGGAGAGAGGTGAAAACGAAAAGGCCATCAATACGATGGCCTCTCAATAGTATAAAATAAACTAAATTAGTTGCTTAAATCTTCTGCATATACAGAGCTATGCTCTTTTGCTGCAATATAACGTTCAGCATCTAATGCTGCCATACAGCCTGAACCTGCAGCAGTAACAGCTTGACGATAAATATGGTCTTGTACGTCGCCGGCTGCAAAAACACCTTCAACATTTGTTTTAGTGCTGCCAGGTTGTGTAATGATATAACCGTTTTCATCCATATCAAGCCAACCTTTGAATACATCTGTATTCGGTTTGTGGCCGATAGCAACAAAGAAACCGGTAATATCAATTGTTTTTTCTTCTCCGGTTTCGTTATTAACGATAAGTGCACCTGTTACATTTTGTCCATCACCTAAGATCTCTTTTGTTTCAGAGTGATATAAAACTTCAATGTTTGGCGTATTTAATACGCGGTGTTGCATTGCTTTTGAAGCACGCATTTCACCTTTACGCACGATCATGTATACTTTTTGACAAAGTTTGGCAAGGTAAGTTGCTTCTTCAGCTGCGGTATCACCTGCACCAACAATTGCTACATCTTGTTTACGGAAGAAAAATCCATCGCAAACAGCGCATGCAGAAACGCCAAAACCATTATACTTCTGTTCCGATGGTAATCCCAGCCATTTTGCAGAAGCTCCTGTTGAAATAATTACTGCATCAGCAGTTACAGTTTTGCCATCATCCAATGTTACTTTGTGAGGTAACGATGAAAAATCAACGGCAGTTACGATTCCGAAACGTACTTCTGTGCCAAAACGCTCAGCTTGTTTCTTGAAGTCTTCCATCATTTCCGGACCTTGAGTTCCTTCAGGATAACCTGGAAAATTCTCAACTTCAGTAGTGGTGGTTAACTGTCCTCCCGGTTGAAGCCCGGTGTACATAACAGGTTTAAGATCTGCGCGAGCTGCGTAAATTGCCGCTGTATAACCTGCAGGACCCGATCCGATGATCAGGGTGTGAATGTGTTCTACTTCGTTCGACATTTTTGTTCTTTCTCTTTATTATGTTTAGGTTATTGATTGGTTACTAAATCTAAGCTATAAGTTAATACCTTTAATTAGCAAAGGAATCCTCCGCCAATTAAATCATTTCCTTCATAGAATACAGCTGATTGTCCCGGCGCAATAGCCGATACCGAATGATCAAAATTCACTTTGATCAAATCACCGTCCTGGACAATAGTACTCATTGTACCTGAATCTTTATACCTGATTTTTGTAACAGCTTCGATAGGCTGATTAATAGAATCGTATTTGATCAGATTGTGATTTCTTACAAACGCCTGAGCGCTTTTTAAATCTTCTTCCTTTCCTAAAACAACGGTATTGGTTTCGGGTATAATGCGGGTAACAAATACCGGTTCTCCCAATGCAATACCTAATCCTTTACGCTGACCAATAGTGTAAAATGGGTATCCTTTATGTTTTCCAACTTTTCTTCCGTCTGTTAACACAAAATCGCCACCATCAACACGCGATTCTAAATCTGGGACGCGGTGTTTCAGGAAAGAACGGTAATCATTATCAGGAACAAAACAGATCTCATAACTTTCACTTTTGTTAGCCAAATCTACCTGACCCATATCCATTGCCATTTGGCGAATTTCTGTTTTCTTAAAGCCTCCTAATGGAAGTTTAGTTCTGCTTAAGTTATATTGAGAAACACCCCAAAGTACATAGGATTGATCTTTATTGTCATCCAGACCTTTGGAAACGACATAACGGTTATTTTCTTGGCGGATCTGAGCATAATGTCCGGTAGCAATAAACTCACAATCCAGTTTATCTGCACGTTTCATCAACGCTTCCCACTTAATGTGTGTATTACACAATACACATGGATTAGGTGTGCGTCCGGCAAGGTATTCATCAACAAAATTGTCGATAACAAAATTGCCAAACTCATCACGGATATCTAATATATAATGGGGAAATCCATATTCAACGGCTAAAGAGCGAGCATCGTTTATAGAATCCAAGCTACAACAGCCTGTTTCTTTTGATGATGAACCGGAAGATGCATAATCCCAGGTCTTCATGGTGAGGCCAATAACTTCATAGCCTTGCTCATGAAGCATAATAGAGGCTACTGAACTATCGATGCCTCCACTCATTGCCACTAAAATTCTTCCGTGTTTACTCATATTTTTTAAACCGCAAAGATAGGCATTTGGTTTTTGCTATGAAATCATTTATGCGTCAGGCAATGGTAAAATTGTAGGGTAGAGTAGGCAAGGTTAATAGGTGTATGGTTTAAATGCCCTCTTTAGGTGAGAATTAAATAAATGGCATTGTTTTATCTATTAGTTGTTGTAACAATTTATTTAATGGACGCTCAACAATAACATACAAGCTATGAGATTAAACTATCAACTTGTTTTACTTGGTTTGATAATTTTACCCGGAATTATTTCATGTAATTCAAATGAGAAAGCAGAGAAAAATGTGACAGTAAATGAAATGGAAATTCCTCATATTAAGAGAGATGCTGATTTTGTGGTAAAAGCATTAAATATGGGAATGTTCGAAGTTCAGGCAGCGCAGTTAGCTGAAAAAAAGGCTTCTACAAAAGAATTGAAAGTATTGGCAGCAAAGGTAGAATCTGAACATTCAAAAGTTAACGAACAACTTGCAATTCTTGCTACTGAGAAAAATATAACCGCACCTGATTCAATCACTAATGATATGCAAGATAAAGTAATGAAGCTGTCTCAACTTAAAGGCGAAGACTTTGATAAAGAATATGCTACTATAATGCTCAATCAACATCGTGAGGTAGTTGATGAGTTTGAACAGATATCTATTAATGCGGTGGATGCTGATATTAAACAATTAGCAATGGATGCATTACCTGCTATGCGTACACACTATGAAGAAGCTGTGAAAGTAAAAGATGCTGTCGAGAAAAAATACAAATAATCAGCGGTCAAATCTAAATAAATGAGCGTCCTGATTTGATCTTTTTAAAATAAGATCACGTATTATTTCTGCAGCAATAACATTAAATGTAATTCCATTACCTCCAAATCCAAGGGCAAAGTAACTATTAGCCAGTTTTTTATAAGGTCCAATAAATGGTAACCCATCAGGGGTACTAGAAAATGTGCCTGTCCAACTAAACTCCGTTTTGAAATCAATCATAGGAAATTTTGATTTAAAACTTCTTTCTAAAGCTTTACCTTTTTCTTTTAATAATGCATCACGTTTTTTAGGATTAAAAAATGACTCATCTTTTCCACCAATTACGATGCGATGATCAGTTGTAGATCGAAGGTAGAGGTAGGGGCTGGCTGTTTCCCAAAGTAAACAATTGTCGAATGACCAAAAATTATCTGTTGAATACTGTTCACTTGCAATTACATAAGTTGAAGTAAGTGTAAAAAGTTTCTCGGCAATGTAATTAACAGATTCATACCCTGTAGCATATACTATTTTTTTTGCTGTGACTGTGCACCCATTTTCTGTAGTTAGAATGACACCTCTGCTTCGGTGATCAAATTTTACCACATTTGTTCGATCAAATATAGGAACGCCTTTTTTTTTTGACCATTGATGCAACAGATGAACGAGCATGTAAGTATCTGTTTGAGCACCGCTTTGGGATAAAATACCACCTTCAGAAGTAAACGTAAATTCCTTTTGAATTCGTTGTTTGTCCAACTTTTCTACGTTGAATCCATGTTTTTTTCTTACTATATATTCATTGTCAATCAGTGCTTTATGTTTTTTGTAAGAAGCAAAAAAGAAACTTTTTTTATGTTGAAAATCCGATAGTTTTATTTCATTGGCAATGTCCTGCAATTTATAAATAGACTCCTCGCATAGTTTATAGCTCTTCACTGCCTCTTTTTCGCCTCTAATTTTAATAAGTTTATAAAGCGGCATATCAATCTCATATTGAAGTAAACCCGTACTGGCACATGAGCTGCCTAACCCTATTGATCTTGCATCAATTATTGCGCAATCAATTCCTGCTTTTGTAAAGTAATATCCACACAGCGCTCCGCTGATACCGCCGCCCAGAATGAGGATATCTGTTCTTAAGTCTTTTTCAAGTTTTGGGAAGTTAAAAGGCAGTCCGTTTTTTATTAACCAATAAGGTATTCCTGAGCGTAAATCCATAGAAATAAAATAGTTACATAAAAGTTACTCCTGAGTTACTTAATATAATGTAATTGGCATTAGAATGGAACAGTGTTAACTATATAGCCTGAAGTGGCGTATAAACATAGAGATTCAGGAATATTATAGTCACACATTGTCACTGGCATAAACATTCTTTCAGAGCAAAAACTGAAGACCGGATCAATAGGTCTGACCCAGCAGGTTTTCACCTGCCTTCCTTTCGTAAAAAGTTGAGTAACACCCGTTCTTCGGTTTTTTGCATTTTAGATTTTACACTGCCTTCATTTAAGTTCGAAAGCTTCTTTAAGTAAATAAATAACCTTCCTTCTTCATAAGCACCAAGCAATGCCGGATGAACATAATATTTCTTACAAACAGTTCGGGTATTTCCTAATTGGAGCGCTACAAAATCTAATGCTTCATTAATATTTCTTTTTGCTTCAGTAGCCGATTCAAATGGCTTTTTGCCGGAAAGATAGACCAAGGCATTAACGGTTCCGGCCCATGTTCTAAAATCCTTTGCCGTAAAATCATTGCCGGTGTATTGCCGGATGTAATCATTAACCATTCCGGAATCGATTGAATTTCTGGAACCATCAGCTTCGAGATATTGGAAAAGTTCTTGTCCGGGCAGATCACGTAATTTTTTCATCAATTTAGCAAGCCGTAAATGACTTACTTCAATGTCTTGTATAATACCTTTTTTGCCTGTGAAGGAAAGCCTGAATTTACTTCCGTTTATTTTAATATGTTTATTTCGTAGCGTAGTTAAACCGTGGCTGTTATACTTTTTCGCATAAGCATCATTGCCAATTCTGATAAAAGTGTGCTCCAATAGGCTTAAAGCAAGTGCAATCACTTTTTCTTTTGATAACTGTTTTTTGCGAAGATCTTTCTCGAGTTGTTTTCTTAACTGTGGAATTGCAACGCCAAACTCAAGCATTCGGTCGTGTTTCTTCTCATTTCTGATTAGCGACCAATTGGTATGATAACGATATTGTTTTCTTCCTAATTTGTCAAATCCGGTAGCCTGCAAATGACCATTAGGTTTGGTGCAAATCCATACGTTTTGCCAGGCAGGCGGCAAAACTAACCCACGTAAGCGCTTAAGTGTATCTTCATCAGTTATTTCATGTCCGTCACAGTCAAAAAAAGTGACAGCGTTTTTTACCAATAACCGGCTATACCCGATAGTTTTATCAGTTACATAGATCAACTTCATTTGACGAGCTTCTGCCCGAAGATCGCTTAACTCTTTCTTCATCTTGCGAAAAGCTGTTGATGATTAGCAATTTACAAAATGTATGCCTTGTGATTAGAGGTAATTTGTGTGAAGTAGTGGTATTAGAAACATTACAGTAAGCATCGTGTATTGCTATATGTTATTTCGTCGCTTTCCGCGAGACTTACTTTTTTCATGCAGTGTTTCATTCTAAAGGTATTCAAGAATGCTTCGCATGTTTTTCTACAGCGAAAAAAAGTAAGCAAAAAACGCCGCCGCTGCGTACAGATCTCCCGCAGTTAATGCAAGAACTTAATTAGACTCTGCCGAACTGTACAAGGCGCATTGATACTGTCGTTCCGATACTATTGAGTATGAAAAAGAGAGATATTTACTTATAAAAAACATCATAAGCATACCTGACAATCAGGATGCAAATAACCAGCAGGAAGAACTTTCTGATAAAATCATTACCCTTTGATAGGGCAAGTCTGCTACCAATTAAGCCGCCAGCCATATTGCAAACAGCCATTGGTAGAGCTACATGATATAATACTTGCTTGTTCCAGATGAAAGCCGCTAATGCAGAAACATTGGTAACGCAGTTGATCACTTTGGCGTATGCTGAAGCGTTTAAAAAATCGAATCCCAGTAAAACGATAAAGGCTAAAATAAAGAAACTACCGGTACCTGGCCCGAAAAAACCGTCATAGAAGCCTACTATAAAACCAATCAATCCTCCATAAATCAGCATCTTTTTCTCAGGAATATCACGAGCTTCGGCACTTCCGAAATCCTTTTTTACAAAGGTATAAATGGCAATAAGCACTAAAATGACTAGGATAAGGGGTTTAAGCAAATTGCTGTTTAATAAGCTGATCGTTTGAGCACCTAAATAAGCCGATACTAACGCACATCCGGCTGTTAATCCTAATACTTTATAATTAAAACTAACTTTTTTACTGTATTGCCATGCGGCGGCACTCGTTCCTGTTAATGCAGGAATTTTTCCAGTTCCAAATAAAACTGGTACCGAAGTTTTAGGAAAGGTAAGTAGCAGGGCAGGCATCTGAATTAAGCCTCCGC from Solitalea canadensis DSM 3403 encodes:
- a CDS encoding RNA polymerase sigma factor; its protein translation is MQDNNEEYNWLWNEVQLGNERAFYRLYQISYDKLFRFGLRLSHDREVVKEHINGIFVDLWIKREKLEDIRQIQHYIFISYKRRLIKAINKRTLETYDTLPVEPEVSSYEQLLIDREQDYERKQRIEAAINKLTARQKELIRLRFFEQLSYEEIAERTSISVRTIYNTIHAAISLMRQEVTLPIIICWILSDQKLF
- a CDS encoding dicarboxylate/amino acid:cation symporter, which encodes MKQKKNRLTLYIFIALILGIVLGYVLNISYIHTYNDGIIKATAQIEQAEKKLTTVTDSTSADYKQLKAEIVTAQKSKSENDKAREKKLEMFTVLSDIFLRLIKMIVAPLVLTTLIVGVAKLGDIRAVGRIGGKTLLWFLSASLLSLVLGMILVNVFRPGEAMNLPLPDSHTSTGIQKAALSFRDFIAHVFPKSVIESMATNEILQIVVFALFFGVATAAIGEQGKIVIKLFDAVAHVILKVTGYVMNFAPFAVFGAMTAIIAKQGLGILSTYAIFIVEFYGGLLLLWLILTLIGSTILGKRSFNLIGRLKEPILLAFSTASSEAAYPKTMEQLERFGCKNKIVSFVLPLGYSFNLDGSMMYMTFASLFIAQSYGIHLSFEQQMTMLLILMLTSKGIAGVPRASLVVIAGTIATFNIPEAGLALLLGIDPLLDMGRSATNVVGNSIATAVVSKWEGELGEPIDDDVELEKVSEH
- the trxB gene encoding thioredoxin-disulfide reductase, producing MSNEVEHIHTLIIGSGPAGYTAAIYAARADLKPVMYTGLQPGGQLTTTTEVENFPGYPEGTQGPEMMEDFKKQAERFGTEVRFGIVTAVDFSSLPHKVTLDDGKTVTADAVIISTGASAKWLGLPSEQKYNGFGVSACAVCDGFFFRKQDVAIVGAGDTAAEEATYLAKLCQKVYMIVRKGEMRASKAMQHRVLNTPNIEVLYHSETKEILGDGQNVTGALIVNNETGEEKTIDITGFFVAIGHKPNTDVFKGWLDMDENGYIITQPGSTKTNVEGVFAAGDVQDHIYRQAVTAAGSGCMAALDAERYIAAKEHSSVYAEDLSN
- a CDS encoding DUF4142 domain-containing protein — its product is MRLNYQLVLLGLIILPGIISCNSNEKAEKNVTVNEMEIPHIKRDADFVVKALNMGMFEVQAAQLAEKKASTKELKVLAAKVESEHSKVNEQLAILATEKNITAPDSITNDMQDKVMKLSQLKGEDFDKEYATIMLNQHREVVDEFEQISINAVDADIKQLAMDALPAMRTHYEEAVKVKDAVEKKYK
- the mnmA gene encoding tRNA 2-thiouridine(34) synthase MnmA, with protein sequence MSKHGRILVAMSGGIDSSVASIMLHEQGYEVIGLTMKTWDYASSGSSSKETGCCSLDSINDARSLAVEYGFPHYILDIRDEFGNFVIDNFVDEYLAGRTPNPCVLCNTHIKWEALMKRADKLDCEFIATGHYAQIRQENNRYVVSKGLDDNKDQSYVLWGVSQYNLSRTKLPLGGFKKTEIRQMAMDMGQVDLANKSESYEICFVPDNDYRSFLKHRVPDLESRVDGGDFVLTDGRKVGKHKGYPFYTIGQRKGLGIALGEPVFVTRIIPETNTVVLGKEEDLKSAQAFVRNHNLIKYDSINQPIEAVTKIRYKDSGTMSTIVQDGDLIKVNFDHSVSAIAPGQSAVFYEGNDLIGGGFLC
- a CDS encoding NAD(P)/FAD-dependent oxidoreductase, with the protein product MDLRSGIPYWLIKNGLPFNFPKLEKDLRTDILILGGGISGALCGYYFTKAGIDCAIIDARSIGLGSSCASTGLLQYEIDMPLYKLIKIRGEKEAVKSYKLCEESIYKLQDIANEIKLSDFQHKKSFFFASYKKHKALIDNEYIVRKKHGFNVEKLDKQRIQKEFTFTSEGGILSQSGAQTDTYMLVHLLHQWSKKKGVPIFDRTNVVKFDHRSRGVILTTENGCTVTAKKIVYATGYESVNYIAEKLFTLTSTYVIASEQYSTDNFWSFDNCLLWETASPYLYLRSTTDHRIVIGGKDESFFNPKKRDALLKEKGKALERSFKSKFPMIDFKTEFSWTGTFSSTPDGLPFIGPYKKLANSYFALGFGGNGITFNVIAAEIIRDLILKRSNQDAHLFRFDR
- a CDS encoding sulfite exporter TauE/SafE family protein → MEIVILCCFAFIAGFIDSIVGGGGLIQMPALLLTFPKTSVPVLFGTGKIPALTGTSAAAWQYSKKVSFNYKVLGLTAGCALVSAYLGAQTISLLNSNLLKPLILVILVLIAIYTFVKKDFGSAEARDIPEKKMLIYGGLIGFIVGFYDGFFGPGTGSFFILAFIVLLGFDFLNASAYAKVINCVTNVSALAAFIWNKQVLYHVALPMAVCNMAGGLIGSRLALSKGNDFIRKFFLLVICILIVRYAYDVFYK
- a CDS encoding DNA topoisomerase IB, whose translation is MKKELSDLRAEARQMKLIYVTDKTIGYSRLLVKNAVTFFDCDGHEITDEDTLKRLRGLVLPPAWQNVWICTKPNGHLQATGFDKLGRKQYRYHTNWSLIRNEKKHDRMLEFGVAIPQLRKQLEKDLRKKQLSKEKVIALALSLLEHTFIRIGNDAYAKKYNSHGLTTLRNKHIKINGSKFRLSFTGKKGIIQDIEVSHLRLAKLMKKLRDLPGQELFQYLEADGSRNSIDSGMVNDYIRQYTGNDFTAKDFRTWAGTVNALVYLSGKKPFESATEAKRNINEALDFVALQLGNTRTVCKKYYVHPALLGAYEEGRLFIYLKKLSNLNEGSVKSKMQKTEERVLLNFLRKEGR